ATCAATCCACTGATGACACATTGAACATTGCCCAGTCCTACACCAATGTTCAATGTGTTGCTGGTCCTGGATTAGGAAGTGCGGCGGCTTACAACCAGGGAATTACCGCTGCAACTGGGGAACTGATTGCTTTTCTCGATCATGATGACTACTGGGCTTCTGACAAACTGGCAGTTCAAATCAGCTATCTGATAAGCCATCCGGAGGTGCAATATGCGATCGCTGAGATGCAACTGTTTCTAGAGCCAGGGCATCCAATTCCACCCGGACTCAGACCAGAACTGTTAGAAAAACCCGTTGTGGCTCCTTTGCCAGGAACTCTGATGGCACGAAAAACAGTGTTTGAGCAGGTAGGTTTGTTTAACCCAACTCTCAACACGGCTGAGGATGTTGACTGGTTTGCCCGATGTCACGATGCCCAAATTGT
Above is a genomic segment from Oscillatoria sp. FACHB-1407 containing:
- a CDS encoding glycosyltransferase — its product is MNIAPQVSVVIPVKNGERYLRTAIESVLNQTYSASEIIVVDDQSTDDTLNIAQSYTNVQCVAGPGLGSAAAYNQGITAATGELIAFLDHDDYWASDKLAVQISYLISHPEVQYAIAEMQLFLEPGHPIPPGLRPELLEKPVVAPLPGTLMARKTVFEQVGLFNPTLNTAEDVDWFARCHDAQIVGATIPQVLLHKRVHQTNLSFNATNNNQNLLKVLRASIQRKRQLQQES